The proteins below are encoded in one region of Calditrichota bacterium:
- a CDS encoding deoxynucleoside kinase: MSLQPGSIISVEGGIGVGKTTLARFLAEELEADLVLEEPTANPFLADFYRDPHRWGLQTQITFLLSRHRQMSELKQRDLWSRPVIADYLFDKDRIFAALNLEDREFDLYQRLASALDTDVPRPDLVVYLQVPPERLLQNIRIRDIPYEKSIDLAYLQELTEAYNRYFIHWEHSPLLIVNAARIDFVRNNAHRNRLVEAVRSARAGTVYLNPEE; the protein is encoded by the coding sequence ATGAGTCTGCAGCCCGGCAGCATAATAAGCGTCGAAGGCGGGATCGGCGTTGGCAAGACAACCCTTGCACGGTTCCTGGCGGAGGAACTCGAAGCCGATCTCGTGCTTGAAGAACCGACGGCCAATCCGTTCCTGGCGGACTTCTATCGCGATCCGCACCGGTGGGGACTGCAAACTCAGATCACCTTTCTCTTGTCGCGCCACCGGCAGATGTCGGAACTTAAGCAGCGCGACCTCTGGAGTCGGCCGGTGATCGCCGACTACCTTTTCGACAAGGACCGCATATTTGCTGCACTCAACCTCGAAGACCGGGAGTTTGATCTTTATCAACGACTCGCCAGTGCACTCGACACCGATGTCCCGCGTCCCGACCTCGTCGTCTATCTTCAGGTGCCACCGGAACGACTCTTGCAAAATATCCGGATCCGCGACATTCCGTATGAGAAGTCGATAGACCTCGCCTATCTGCAGGAACTGACCGAAGCCTACAACCGCTATTTCATACACTGGGAGCACTCTCCGCTCCTGATTGTGAATGCAGCGCGGATAGACTTTGTCAGGAACAACGCACACCGAAACCGGCTCGTCGAGGCGGTGCGGTCAGCCCGGGCGGGGACGGTATATTTGAATCCGGAGGAATGA
- the folK gene encoding 2-amino-4-hydroxy-6-hydroxymethyldihydropteridine diphosphokinase, which produces MEIPAGESGDRPGSVAYVGIGSNMGDRAAQIAYALECLKRVSSNDRVTLAPIYETEPWGPVRQSPFLNTAVELETLLAPAALLSELRAIERLAGRRPDNLHWGPRSLDLDILLYGNRIIHSLQLSVPHPRLLERRFALLPLADLAPDVLIPGSGRTVRQALQECPDSGWIRPFTP; this is translated from the coding sequence ATGGAGATTCCGGCCGGAGAATCCGGGGATCGACCGGGAAGTGTCGCTTACGTCGGCATCGGATCGAACATGGGAGATCGGGCAGCTCAGATTGCCTACGCGCTGGAGTGCTTGAAGAGAGTGTCATCCAATGACCGGGTCACCCTGGCACCGATCTATGAAACTGAACCATGGGGACCGGTAAGGCAGAGCCCATTCCTCAATACTGCTGTTGAGTTGGAAACGCTCCTCGCGCCCGCCGCGTTATTAAGTGAACTGCGAGCCATCGAACGGCTGGCTGGACGTCGTCCGGATAACCTCCATTGGGGACCACGTTCACTCGATCTCGACATTCTGCTTTACGGCAATCGGATCATCCACTCCTTGCAGCTTTCGGTGCCGCATCCGCGTCTTCTTGAGCGGCGCTTCGCCCTGTTGCCGCTTGCGGACCTTGCGCCGGATGTGTTAATCCCAGGCTCCGGCAGGACCGTTCGGCAGGCGCTACAAGAGTGTCCCGATAGCGGTTGGATAAGGCCCTTCACCCCTTAA
- a CDS encoding amidophosphoribosyltransferase, which translates to MQHRGQEASGIVASDGRELSRHAGTGLVADVFRDREMLSRLPGEHAIGHNRYSTTGPSSAQNVQPLLVETRSGPIAMSHNGNLVNYQSL; encoded by the coding sequence ATGCAGCATCGCGGTCAGGAGGCCTCCGGCATTGTCGCTTCGGATGGCAGGGAACTCTCGCGGCACGCCGGCACCGGGCTGGTGGCGGATGTCTTCCGGGATCGCGAAATGCTGAGTCGGCTGCCGGGCGAGCATGCCATCGGGCATAACCGCTATTCGACGACCGGACCTTCGAGCGCTCAGAATGTCCAGCCGCTGCTCGTCGAAACCCGCTCCGGCCCGATTGCGATGTCCCATAACGGGAATCTGGTCAATTACCAGTCATTG
- a CDS encoding dihydroneopterin aldolase yields MACPVSLAGYRGESAGLRRGLIIDDLPPDAIRLNRIRLAGRHGVTDEEASQEQAIEVDLEVRSDLCDAGQSDDPGSTFDYAVMHRIATEVITGPRKHLLEALAEEIADRVLVESSMDFVRVVVRKMSPPLFDVAGGAEVEILRRRQK; encoded by the coding sequence ATGGCGTGTCCGGTTTCGTTAGCGGGCTACAGGGGTGAAAGCGCCGGCTTGAGAAGAGGACTCATAATTGATGATCTGCCTCCCGACGCCATTCGTCTCAACAGGATACGGCTTGCTGGAAGGCATGGGGTCACGGATGAAGAAGCATCACAGGAGCAAGCAATAGAAGTCGATCTCGAAGTGCGAAGCGACCTGTGTGATGCCGGACAGAGCGATGACCCCGGCAGCACATTCGACTATGCTGTTATGCATCGCATCGCGACAGAGGTTATAACCGGACCGCGTAAGCACCTCCTGGAAGCATTGGCAGAGGAGATCGCCGATCGCGTCCTTGTCGAATCAAGTATGGACTTCGTCAGGGTAGTCGTGCGCAAAATGAGTCCACCGCTCTTTGATGTCGCCGGAGGCGCCGAAGTCGAGATCCTGCGCCGGAGGCAAAAGTAA